A window of Alkalicoccobacillus plakortidis genomic DNA:
GAACTAGGAGCAAAAGTTATTGTTGTTTCTGAGCAAGGGAGGAGCATTCAAAAAAGGAATGAGCCGGTTTTAACGGGGCAGCCTATTTTTTCAACAAGAGAATGGAAGCGCTTAACTGAAGGATTGGAGAGGCTAGGCCAATTAGCTCAGGAAAAACAAATGGCGATTGTGTACCACCACCATATGGGGACTGGTGTACAAACGGCTGCTGATATTCATCGATTAATGGCTGAGACAAACCCTGATACGGTCTCCTTGCTTTTGGATACGGGCCATCTTGTTTTCTCAGGTGATGATCCAATCCAAGTCCTGCACGATCATGCCCATCGTATACGACATGTACATTTAAAGGATGTTCGCTTTGATGTATTGGAGCAGCAGGTTCGACCCAACCAATTAAGCTTTCTAGATGCAGTAAAAAAGGGTGTGTTCACCGTTCCTGGAGATGGAGAAATCAACTTCGCTCCATTATTTGAGGAACTTGCTAAGATCTCGTATAGTGGCTGGTTAGTTGTGGAGGCAGAACAGGACCCTGCGATAGCCAACCCATTTGAATATGCGTTAAAAGCACGCAAATATATCCAGGAATGTGCGAATTTATAGGGGCGAGATTAGAGAAAGGTGGTGCACACTATGCGTCCATTACGCTGCGCAGTAGTGGGATTAGGTAGACTTGGGAAGTGGCACGCAGAACATCTTATCCAGATGAAGGATGCTGAAGTCGTTGTTGTCTGTGATCCGTTTGCCGATCGTGCAAAAGAAATGGCGCGCGAGCTTCAAGTTCCTTATCACGAGACAAATGCAAGTAGAGTGATGCAAAGAGAGGATATTGATGCAGTGATTATTGCTGCTTCAACTGGTGCTCATTATGCGTTGATTCAAGAGGCGCTTCGATATGATAAAGCGGTTTTTGTAGAGAAACCACTAGCCACAACCTTAGAAGAAGCAGCCAGCATTAAGGCGACAATGGCTACTCTGCCGCAGAGCTTTCTTCAAGTTGGTTTCATGCGCAGGTTTGATCCGGCCTATGAGGTTGCGAAACAGCATATTGCCAAAGGGGCTATAGGAGAGCCGAAGTATTATAAGGGCATTACAAGAGATCCTGGATCGCCACCGGCTGAGTTTATTAAAAACAGTGGGGGGATCTTTCTCGATCTCGCCATTCATGATTATGATGCTGCGCGGTTTTTATTAGGTGCTGAAGTGAATCAAGTCACAAGCTGCGGACAGACAATTATTCATGACTTCATGACTGAGTACGGTGATATTGATCAGTCAATGACCTTCCTGACATTTGACAATGGTGCTTGTGCTGACATTGAAGCGAGCCGAAATGCGTTTTACGGCTATGATATTCGAGGTGAAATCGTTGGTACAGAAGGCACGTTAATGATCGGCGAACTCGCTCATCACGATGTGAAACTGTATACGAAAAAAGGTGCCACATACGATCTTGTTCCGGGCTTCCCCGAACGATTTGGCTCAGCCTATCAACGAGAGCTCGCAGCGTTTACTGAGGCAGTTCAAAACAAACAGCCCTCCCCAGTTACAGTGGAGGATGGATTAAAAGCATTGGAAA
This region includes:
- the iolE gene encoding myo-inosose-2 dehydratase; this encodes MAPIGWTNDDLPELGAQNTFEQCISEMALAGFSGCEIGNKYPRDPKLLGHALTLRKMEIASAWFSTFLTTAPYEETEKDFLAHRDFLNELGAKVIVVSEQGRSIQKRNEPVLTGQPIFSTREWKRLTEGLERLGQLAQEKQMAIVYHHHMGTGVQTAADIHRLMAETNPDTVSLLLDTGHLVFSGDDPIQVLHDHAHRIRHVHLKDVRFDVLEQQVRPNQLSFLDAVKKGVFTVPGDGEINFAPLFEELAKISYSGWLVVEAEQDPAIANPFEYALKARKYIQECANL
- a CDS encoding Gfo/Idh/MocA family oxidoreductase encodes the protein MRPLRCAVVGLGRLGKWHAEHLIQMKDAEVVVVCDPFADRAKEMARELQVPYHETNASRVMQREDIDAVIIAASTGAHYALIQEALRYDKAVFVEKPLATTLEEAASIKATMATLPQSFLQVGFMRRFDPAYEVAKQHIAKGAIGEPKYYKGITRDPGSPPAEFIKNSGGIFLDLAIHDYDAARFLLGAEVNQVTSCGQTIIHDFMTEYGDIDQSMTFLTFDNGACADIEASRNAFYGYDIRGEIVGTEGTLMIGELAHHDVKLYTKKGATYDLVPGFPERFGSAYQRELAAFTEAVQNKQPSPVTVEDGLKALEIAYAATHSFKQQQSVRIESHVPF